One stretch of Streptomyces sp. NBC_00443 DNA includes these proteins:
- a CDS encoding M56 family metallopeptidase: MGVFVFLPLVLPLTAWPIARLAERHLHPRTATRLLTAVAAVMAVCSTVCLGLAMVVGTAQLPGNPLPDGWSDPEVRAAVPYDEIVGRAAVPALCAVVVACGRTLWRHGRVCRHAHRALAALPGTGVVVLPDEVPYAYALPGGRRDRVVVTTGLLDRLEPAERRALFAHERAHLAARHHRFLLAVQLAARANPFLRPLRTAVSYTAERWADEEAARAAGSRRTVASAIGKAALVSRGTPVATLAGFAAAGPVPRRVAALLGPAPQGRRWPSLFTSVGLAAWCAAAGTAVSAMSSANSAVPVVLILRAATPL; the protein is encoded by the coding sequence ATGGGGGTCTTCGTCTTTCTGCCGCTCGTCCTGCCGCTCACGGCATGGCCGATCGCACGCCTCGCCGAGCGGCACCTGCATCCCCGCACCGCGACGAGGCTGCTCACCGCTGTCGCCGCTGTGATGGCGGTGTGCAGCACGGTGTGCCTGGGCCTGGCGATGGTGGTCGGAACCGCCCAGCTCCCGGGGAACCCGCTGCCGGACGGCTGGTCGGACCCCGAGGTGCGGGCGGCCGTGCCGTACGACGAGATCGTCGGCAGGGCGGCCGTCCCGGCGCTGTGCGCGGTGGTCGTTGCCTGCGGGCGGACACTGTGGCGGCACGGCCGGGTGTGCCGCCACGCCCACCGGGCGCTCGCCGCGCTGCCGGGCACGGGTGTGGTCGTACTCCCCGACGAGGTGCCGTACGCGTACGCGCTGCCGGGTGGCCGACGGGACCGGGTGGTGGTGACCACGGGGCTGCTGGACCGCCTCGAACCCGCCGAACGCCGGGCGCTCTTCGCTCACGAACGGGCCCATCTGGCCGCGCGGCACCACCGTTTCCTCCTCGCCGTCCAACTGGCCGCGCGGGCCAACCCCTTCCTGCGCCCGCTGCGCACAGCGGTGTCGTACACAGCGGAACGCTGGGCGGACGAAGAGGCCGCCCGGGCGGCTGGCAGCCGCCGGACGGTGGCGAGCGCGATCGGCAAGGCGGCGCTGGTGTCCAGGGGCACTCCGGTCGCGACCCTGGCAGGCTTCGCGGCGGCAGGGCCGGTGCCGCGCCGGGTGGCCGCACTGCTCGGGCCCGCTCCGCAGGGCCGTCGTTGGCCGTCGCTGTTCACCTCGGTGGGCCTGGCGGCGTGGTGCGCGGCCGCGGGGACGGCCGTCTCGGCGATGTCGTCGGCGAACTCGGCGGTGCCGGTGGTCCTCATCCTGCGCGCGGCGACGCCTCTCTGA
- a CDS encoding twin-arginine translocase TatA/TatE family subunit, protein MFGLSELVIILLVVIAVLCAKKLPELARSAGKSARILKSEANAMKDEDAPGAPRVIQGETVAPEGPRPQSSGAQ, encoded by the coding sequence ATGTTCGGACTGAGCGAACTCGTGATCATCCTCCTCGTCGTCATCGCCGTCCTCTGCGCGAAGAAGCTTCCCGAACTCGCCCGTTCGGCGGGCAAGTCGGCGCGCATCCTGAAGTCCGAGGCCAATGCGATGAAGGACGAGGACGCTCCCGGGGCGCCCCGGGTGATTCAGGGGGAGACCGTCGCCCCGGAGGGACCGAGGCCCCAGAGCTCGGGCGCGCAGTAG
- a CDS encoding acyltransferase family protein: MSADATPAPTVTLAPERRRPPLPSTGVAERRAERRDPFLDNAKYLAILLVAAGHAWEPLREGSRTVTALYMLVYAFHMPVFAVLSGYFSRGFEADRRKIGRLLTGVAVPYVVFEVAYTLFTRWTSQDPDRPISLLDPLYLTWFLAALFVWRLTAPIWRLVRWPLPLALGVAMLATLSPSIGNDLGLQRVLQFLPYFVLGLQLKPVHFLLVRRREARTLALPVLGCALVVAYWAVSRMDYGWFFHSESARELAAPAWYGPLMTLATFGCSVVLVASFLACVPGRRTWFTVLGAGTLSGFLLHGFVAQAAKYFGWYDHAWIRQPAGEIAVTLIAVAVMSLLCAPAVQRVFRRVTEPLAPPVAVRRRPPAVPS, translated from the coding sequence ATGTCCGCTGACGCCACACCCGCCCCCACTGTCACACTCGCACCGGAGCGACGGCGGCCACCGCTGCCTTCCACGGGGGTGGCGGAGAGACGGGCCGAGCGGCGGGATCCCTTCCTCGACAACGCCAAGTACCTGGCGATCCTCCTGGTGGCGGCAGGTCACGCCTGGGAACCGCTGCGGGAGGGCAGCCGGACCGTCACCGCGCTGTACATGCTCGTGTACGCCTTCCACATGCCGGTGTTCGCGGTGCTCTCGGGCTACTTCTCGCGCGGCTTCGAGGCGGACCGCCGGAAGATCGGACGGCTGCTCACCGGCGTGGCGGTCCCTTATGTGGTCTTCGAGGTGGCGTACACCCTCTTCACGCGGTGGACCAGCCAGGATCCCGACCGGCCGATCAGTCTGCTGGACCCGCTGTACCTGACCTGGTTCCTGGCGGCCCTGTTCGTCTGGCGGCTGACGGCTCCGATCTGGCGGCTGGTCCGGTGGCCGTTGCCGCTCGCTCTCGGCGTGGCGATGCTGGCCACCCTCTCGCCCTCGATCGGCAACGACCTCGGCCTCCAGCGTGTCCTGCAGTTCCTGCCGTACTTCGTGCTCGGCCTGCAACTGAAGCCGGTGCACTTCCTCCTGGTCCGCCGCCGTGAGGCGCGCACCCTCGCCCTGCCGGTCCTCGGCTGCGCCCTCGTGGTGGCGTACTGGGCCGTCTCGCGGATGGACTACGGCTGGTTCTTCCACAGCGAGAGCGCCCGGGAGCTCGCCGCGCCCGCCTGGTACGGCCCCCTGATGACCCTGGCCACCTTCGGCTGCTCGGTCGTCCTGGTCGCCTCCTTCCTCGCCTGTGTGCCCGGGCGCCGGACCTGGTTCACGGTGCTGGGCGCAGGCACGCTGTCCGGCTTCCTGCTGCACGGGTTCGTGGCCCAGGCGGCCAAGTACTTCGGCTGGTACGACCACGCCTGGATCCGGCAACCCGCAGGTGAGATCGCCGTCACACTGATCGCGGTCGCGGTCATGTCCCTGCTCTGCGCCCCCGCGGTACAGCGGGTCTTCCGCCGTGTGACGGAACCGCTGGCACCGCCGGTGGCGGTGCGCCGGCGCCCGCCCGCTGTTCCGAGCTGA
- a CDS encoding HoxN/HupN/NixA family nickel/cobalt transporter, translating to MTRKEWASLGGMAAFILALHVIGWFTLVVIVTPEHYSLGSKTFGIGIGVTAYTLGMRHAFDADHIAAIDNTTRKLMSEGQRPLSVGFWFSLGHSSIVFALAFLLSLGVKALADPVQNDDSALHSVTGWIGTTVSGAFLYLIAIINIVIMAGIWKVFRQMRTGHFDEAALEEQLNNRGFMNRLLGRLMKSITKPWQMYPLGMLFGLGFDTATEIALLVLAGSGAASGLPWYAILCLPLLFAAGMSLLDTIDGSFMNFAYGWAFSKPVRKVYYNLTITGLSVAVALIIGTVELLGLIAEKADLHGPFWDWVSGLDLNIIGYVIVALFFATWALALLVWKVGRIEEKWTAGLARPAGQGSAGSGAALRHGAGPRSNA from the coding sequence ATGACCCGCAAGGAGTGGGCGAGCCTCGGCGGAATGGCCGCGTTCATCCTGGCGCTGCACGTCATCGGCTGGTTCACCCTCGTGGTGATCGTCACCCCCGAGCACTACAGCCTGGGCAGCAAGACCTTCGGCATCGGCATCGGCGTCACCGCCTACACCCTCGGCATGCGGCACGCCTTCGACGCCGACCACATCGCCGCCATCGACAACACCACCCGCAAGCTGATGAGCGAGGGGCAGCGCCCGCTGTCGGTCGGCTTCTGGTTCTCCCTCGGTCACTCCTCGATCGTCTTCGCCCTCGCCTTCCTTCTCTCCCTGGGTGTCAAGGCGTTGGCCGACCCGGTGCAGAACGACGACTCCGCACTGCACAGCGTGACCGGCTGGATCGGTACGACGGTCTCGGGGGCATTCCTCTATCTCATCGCAATCATCAACATCGTGATCATGGCCGGCATCTGGAAGGTCTTCCGGCAGATGCGCACCGGCCACTTCGACGAGGCCGCCCTCGAAGAGCAGCTCAACAACCGGGGCTTCATGAACCGCCTCCTCGGCCGCCTGATGAAGTCGATCACCAAGCCCTGGCAGATGTATCCCCTGGGCATGCTCTTCGGTCTCGGCTTCGACACCGCGACCGAGATCGCGCTCCTCGTCCTCGCCGGCTCGGGCGCGGCATCGGGGCTGCCCTGGTACGCGATCCTGTGCCTGCCGCTCCTGTTCGCGGCCGGCATGTCGCTGCTGGACACCATCGACGGCTCGTTCATGAACTTCGCCTACGGCTGGGCGTTCTCCAAGCCGGTCCGCAAGGTCTACTACAACCTCACCATCACGGGCCTGTCGGTCGCCGTCGCCCTCATCATCGGCACCGTCGAACTGCTGGGCCTGATCGCGGAGAAGGCGGACCTGCACGGCCCGTTCTGGGACTGGGTCTCCGGCCTCGACCTGAACATCATCGGCTACGTCATCGTCGCGCTGTTCTTCGCCACATGGGCGTTGGCCCTGCTGGTCTGGAAAGTCGGCCGCATCGAGGAGAAGTGGACGGCGGGCCTGGCCCGCCCTGCCGGGCAGGGTTCGGCCGGCAGTGGTGCCGCGCTGCGACACGGCGCAGGTCCTAGGTCCAACGCCTGA
- a CDS encoding 3-hydroxybutyryl-CoA dehydrogenase, with protein sequence MSGGIQRVGVVGGGQMGAGIAEVCARAGLDTVVCEVDAVAARAARDRVAASLDRAVRRGKLEEAAARDALARMVFSGSLDDLADRQLVVEAVIENPAAKTEVFAALDKIVEDPEAVLATNTSALPIMRLGMATGRADRVVGLHFFNPVPVLPLVEIVTSLHTSGATITAVEDFATRALGKTAIRSQDRAGFVVNALLVPYLLSAVRMAESGFATATDIDTGMELGCAHPMGPLRLADLIGLDTVASIAESLYDEFREPLYAPPPLLQRMVEAGLLGRKAGRGFHIYDQD encoded by the coding sequence ATGAGCGGGGGCATCCAGCGCGTCGGGGTGGTCGGCGGCGGGCAGATGGGGGCCGGGATCGCCGAGGTGTGCGCACGGGCCGGACTCGACACGGTGGTCTGCGAAGTGGACGCGGTCGCGGCCCGCGCGGCGCGGGACCGGGTGGCGGCGTCTCTGGACCGCGCGGTCCGCCGCGGCAAGCTGGAGGAGGCCGCGGCGCGGGACGCGCTCGCCCGCATGGTCTTCAGCGGCAGCCTGGACGATCTCGCCGACCGGCAGCTCGTCGTCGAGGCCGTCATCGAGAACCCGGCCGCCAAGACCGAGGTCTTCGCCGCGCTCGACAAGATCGTCGAGGACCCCGAGGCGGTGCTGGCGACCAACACCTCCGCACTGCCGATCATGCGGCTCGGCATGGCGACCGGCCGGGCGGACCGGGTGGTGGGCCTGCACTTCTTCAACCCGGTGCCCGTCCTGCCGCTGGTCGAGATCGTGACCTCGCTGCACACCTCAGGGGCGACGATCACCGCGGTCGAGGACTTCGCGACCCGCGCGCTCGGCAAGACCGCGATCCGCTCCCAGGACCGGGCAGGCTTCGTCGTCAACGCCCTGCTCGTCCCGTACCTGCTGTCCGCGGTCCGGATGGCGGAGTCCGGCTTCGCCACCGCCACCGACATCGACACGGGCATGGAGCTGGGCTGCGCCCACCCCATGGGCCCGCTCAGGCTCGCGGACCTGATCGGCCTCGACACCGTCGCCTCGATCGCCGAGTCGCTCTACGACGAGTTCAGGGAACCTCTCTACGCCCCTCCCCCGCTGCTCCAGCGGATGGTGGAGGCGGGACTGCTCGGCCGGAAGGCCGGTCGCGGGTTCCACATCTACGACCAGGACTGA
- the aceB gene encoding malate synthase A: MSTTALTHDVRVLAGPGHRHDEILTPAALDFVGRLAAEFGERRQELMKERRRLALRLASGSPLGFPMVTSAVRADPTWRVAPPAPGLTDRRVEITGPPERRTAINALNSGAQVWMADFEDATAPLWDNVVGGQLNLLDAIERRIDFTTAEGKEYRLGESDRLATVMVRPRGWHLDEEHLEFDGRPVPAALVDFGLNFFHCAQRRIDAGYGPYFYLPKLENRYEARLWNDVFVVAQELLGIPRGTVRATVLIETITAAFEMEEILYELREHSAGLNAGRWDYLFSLIKTFGHRTDFLLPDRAKVTMTAPFMRAYTELLVRTCHKRGAHAIGGMAAHVPGKDPAANDAALAKVRLDKEREAEDGFDGSWVAHPGLVPVCREVFDGVLDERPHQIDRTRDDVEVSAADLLSVRRISGPPTAEGVRTNIAVALRYFAAWLRGQGAVALDGLMEDAATAEIARVQIWQWLRHRVSDRETVLRLLDDEIVALGAEYPWAPVDEIRALFERTALAGELPLFFTPDAYTRHLVKRTEAGA, translated from the coding sequence ATGTCCACCACCGCACTGACCCACGATGTCCGTGTCCTCGCCGGTCCGGGCCACCGTCACGACGAGATCCTCACGCCTGCCGCCCTCGACTTCGTGGGCCGGCTCGCTGCGGAGTTCGGCGAACGCCGCCAGGAACTCATGAAGGAGCGCCGCAGGCTGGCGCTGCGGCTGGCATCGGGCTCACCGCTCGGCTTCCCCATGGTCACCTCCGCCGTCCGCGCCGACCCGACCTGGCGCGTCGCGCCACCTGCCCCCGGCCTGACCGACCGCCGCGTCGAGATCACCGGCCCGCCTGAGCGCCGGACGGCGATCAACGCGCTCAACTCCGGCGCCCAGGTCTGGATGGCTGACTTCGAGGACGCGACCGCTCCCCTCTGGGACAACGTCGTCGGCGGCCAGCTCAACCTGCTCGACGCCATCGAGCGCCGGATCGACTTCACCACGGCGGAGGGCAAGGAGTACCGGCTCGGCGAGAGCGACCGGCTCGCCACTGTCATGGTCCGCCCGCGCGGCTGGCATCTCGACGAGGAGCACCTGGAGTTCGACGGGCGGCCCGTGCCCGCCGCCCTGGTCGACTTCGGCCTGAACTTCTTCCACTGCGCCCAGCGCCGGATCGACGCCGGGTACGGCCCGTACTTCTACCTGCCGAAGCTGGAGAACCGGTACGAGGCGCGCCTGTGGAACGACGTCTTCGTCGTCGCCCAGGAACTGCTCGGCATCCCGCGCGGCACGGTCCGCGCCACGGTCCTCATCGAGACGATCACCGCCGCGTTCGAGATGGAGGAGATCCTCTACGAGCTGCGTGAGCACAGCGCGGGGCTCAACGCGGGCCGCTGGGACTACCTGTTCAGCCTGATCAAGACGTTCGGTCACCGCACCGACTTCCTCCTCCCCGACCGGGCGAAGGTGACGATGACCGCCCCCTTCATGCGGGCGTACACCGAACTCCTGGTCCGCACCTGCCACAAGCGCGGCGCCCACGCCATCGGCGGCATGGCCGCCCACGTGCCCGGCAAGGACCCGGCCGCGAACGACGCCGCGCTGGCCAAGGTCCGGCTCGACAAGGAGCGAGAGGCCGAGGACGGCTTCGACGGCTCCTGGGTGGCCCACCCCGGGCTCGTCCCCGTCTGCCGCGAGGTCTTCGACGGTGTCCTGGACGAACGGCCCCACCAGATCGACCGTACCCGCGACGACGTCGAGGTGTCCGCGGCCGACCTGCTCTCGGTGCGCAGGATCAGCGGGCCGCCGACTGCGGAGGGCGTGCGCACCAACATCGCCGTCGCGCTGCGCTACTTCGCCGCCTGGCTGCGCGGCCAGGGCGCCGTCGCGCTGGACGGCCTGATGGAGGACGCGGCCACCGCCGAGATCGCCCGCGTGCAGATCTGGCAGTGGCTCCGGCACCGGGTGAGCGACCGGGAGACGGTGCTGCGGCTGCTCGACGACGAGATCGTCGCGCTCGGCGCCGAGTACCCGTGGGCGCCCGTCGACGAGATCCGTGCCCTGTTCGAACGGACCGCGCTGGCAGGCGAATTGCCGCTGTTCTTCACCCCGGACGCGTACACGCGGCACCTCGTGAAGCGGACGGAGGCCGGGGCATGA
- a CDS encoding BlaI/MecI/CopY family transcriptional regulator, with protein MADDRQRSRRRGQGELEALVLSALQGADGPATAGWVQERLGGDLAYTTVITILTRLLAKGAVTRERAGRSFAWTSASDQAGLAAHRMRRVLDAESDRGAVLASFVTGLGPDDERLLRDLLGQSRSEPGGPRSERGRSRSEGDN; from the coding sequence ATGGCGGATGACCGGCAGCGTTCCCGGCGCCGGGGACAGGGCGAGCTGGAGGCGCTGGTCCTGTCGGCACTGCAAGGGGCGGACGGTCCGGCGACGGCCGGCTGGGTGCAGGAACGGCTCGGCGGGGACCTCGCCTATACGACGGTGATCACGATCCTGACCCGGCTGCTGGCCAAGGGCGCGGTGACCCGGGAGCGTGCGGGCCGCTCCTTCGCGTGGACGTCGGCTTCGGACCAGGCGGGGCTCGCGGCGCACAGGATGCGCAGGGTGCTGGACGCGGAGAGCGACCGCGGGGCCGTGCTCGCCAGCTTCGTCACCGGTCTGGGTCCGGACGACGAGCGGCTGCTGCGTGACCTGCTGGGTCAGTCGCGGAGCGAACCGGGCGGCCCCCGGAGCGAACGGGGCCGTTCCCGGAGTGAAGGGGACAACTGA
- the aceA gene encoding isocitrate lyase codes for MAQARTQAAEELARRWATDPRWQGIERTYSAEDVVRLSGSVREEQTLARRGAERLWRQLHEQDYIHALGALTGGQAVQQVKAGLQAIYLSGWQVAADANQAGHTYPDQSLYPANSVPQVVRRINNALLRADQIATAEGAGDTTDWLAPIVADAEAGFGGPLNAFELTKAMIAAGAAGIHYEDQLASEKKCGHLGGKVLVPTSQHIRTLNAARLAADIADVPTVIVARTDALAANLLTTDIDERDAGFVTGERTAEGFYRVQNGMAPVIARGLAYAPYADLIWVETGTPDLAQAREFAEAIHARYPDQMLAYNCSPSFNWKAALDDDQIAKFQRELGAMGYKFQFITLAGFHSLNHGMFDLARGYAEHGMTAYVDLQEKEFAAQAHGFTAVKHQREVGTGYFDLVSTAVNPTSSTTALAGSTEEEQFH; via the coding sequence ATGGCACAGGCGAGGACGCAGGCGGCCGAGGAGCTCGCACGGCGCTGGGCCACCGACCCGAGGTGGCAGGGCATTGAGCGCACCTACAGCGCCGAGGACGTCGTCCGGCTGTCCGGGAGTGTCCGTGAGGAGCAGACGCTGGCCCGGCGCGGGGCCGAGCGGCTGTGGCGCCAGCTGCATGAGCAGGACTACATCCACGCCCTTGGCGCGCTGACCGGCGGCCAGGCGGTGCAGCAGGTCAAGGCCGGGCTCCAGGCGATCTACCTGTCCGGCTGGCAGGTCGCGGCCGACGCCAACCAGGCCGGGCACACCTACCCCGACCAGAGCCTGTACCCGGCCAACTCGGTGCCACAGGTGGTGCGTCGGATCAACAACGCGCTGCTGCGTGCCGACCAGATCGCCACCGCGGAGGGCGCGGGCGACACGACGGACTGGCTGGCGCCGATCGTGGCCGACGCCGAGGCCGGTTTCGGTGGTCCGCTCAACGCCTTCGAGCTGACCAAGGCGATGATCGCGGCCGGTGCGGCCGGCATCCACTACGAGGACCAGCTCGCCTCCGAGAAGAAGTGCGGCCACCTCGGCGGCAAGGTCCTCGTCCCGACCTCGCAGCACATCCGCACCCTGAACGCGGCCCGCCTCGCCGCCGACATCGCCGACGTGCCCACCGTCATCGTCGCCCGCACCGACGCCCTCGCCGCCAACCTCCTCACCACCGACATCGACGAGCGCGACGCCGGGTTCGTCACCGGCGAGCGCACGGCCGAGGGCTTCTACCGGGTGCAGAACGGCATGGCGCCGGTCATCGCCCGTGGCCTCGCCTACGCGCCGTACGCCGATCTGATCTGGGTGGAGACGGGCACCCCGGACCTGGCGCAGGCCCGCGAGTTCGCCGAGGCCATCCACGCCCGGTACCCGGACCAGATGCTGGCGTACAACTGCTCGCCGTCCTTCAACTGGAAGGCCGCGCTGGACGACGACCAGATCGCCAAGTTCCAGCGTGAACTGGGCGCGATGGGCTACAAGTTCCAGTTCATCACGCTGGCCGGCTTCCACTCCCTCAACCACGGCATGTTCGACCTCGCCCGCGGCTACGCCGAGCACGGCATGACCGCCTATGTCGACCTGCAGGAGAAGGAGTTCGCCGCGCAGGCCCACGGCTTCACGGCCGTCAAGCACCAGCGCGAGGTCGGTACGGGGTACTTCGACCTGGTGTCGACGGCCGTCAACCCGACGTCGTCCACGACTGCGCTGGCCGGGTCCACGGAGGAAGAGCAGTTCCACTAG
- a CDS encoding superoxide dismutase, producing MAVYTLPELPYDYASLAPVISPEIIELHHDKHHAAYVKGANDTLEQLAEARDKESWGSINGLEKNLAFHLSGHILHSIYWHNMTGEGGGEPLEKDGVGELADAIAESFGSFANFKAQLSKASATTQGSGWGVLAYEPLSGRLIVEQVYDHQGNVGQGSTPVLVFDAWEHAFYLQYRNQKVDFIEAMWQVVNWQDVAKRYAAAKERGNSLLLTP from the coding sequence ATGGCGGTTTACACGCTTCCGGAGCTTCCGTACGACTACGCGTCGCTCGCCCCGGTCATCAGCCCCGAGATCATCGAGCTGCACCACGACAAGCACCACGCGGCGTACGTGAAGGGCGCGAACGACACGCTGGAGCAGCTCGCCGAGGCGCGGGACAAGGAGTCGTGGGGCTCGATCAACGGCCTGGAGAAGAATCTGGCCTTCCACCTCTCCGGCCACATCCTGCACTCGATCTACTGGCACAACATGACGGGCGAGGGCGGCGGCGAGCCGCTGGAGAAGGACGGCGTGGGCGAACTCGCGGACGCCATCGCCGAGTCCTTCGGCTCCTTCGCGAACTTCAAGGCCCAGCTGTCCAAGGCATCGGCCACGACCCAGGGTTCCGGCTGGGGCGTACTCGCCTACGAGCCGCTCAGTGGCCGACTCATCGTCGAGCAGGTCTACGACCACCAGGGCAACGTCGGCCAGGGCTCGACACCGGTCCTGGTGTTCGACGCCTGGGAGCACGCCTTCTACCTCCAGTACAGGAACCAGAAGGTCGACTTCATCGAGGCCATGTGGCAGGTCGTCAACTGGCAGGACGTCGCCAAGCGCTACGCCGCCGCCAAGGAGCGCGGCAACAGCCTGCTGCTGACGCCGTGA
- a CDS encoding short-chain fatty acyl-CoA regulator family protein — MSKTYAGARLRRLREERRMSQAELARVLAISPSYLNQMEHDSRPLTVPVLLRLTETFGLDPNFFSERDTTRLMADLREALTGEIAESRVSPSDLAELASRMPAVARVLLDLGRRNQLLSERLVGAADGRDTAVESPRSPHEEIRDFFYRRQNYLHDTDLAAERLAEEIGIRPGEVVGALTARLAGTHDVRPAAGTGDRLHHFDAATRTLHLSTRLRPGQRAFRMATQLALLEYGDELDRQAAEDFPPGSPAHALARIGIANYFAAALILPYTAFHTAAEEFRYDIERLTDRYGLGYETVCHRLSTLQRPRLRGVPFSFVRVDRAGNMSKRQSATGFHFSRAGGTCPLWNVYEAFAAPGRIHVQIAEMPDGQRYLWTARAVTRHRGGWGEPGRTYAIGLGCEIRHAHRLVYSDGLDLTKASAATPIGMGCRVCERLDCPQRAAPPLGRALAVDEHSSTFVPYPVEVENDGRA, encoded by the coding sequence GTGAGCAAGACCTATGCGGGGGCGCGGCTGCGCAGGCTCCGCGAGGAGCGCCGGATGAGCCAGGCCGAGCTGGCCCGCGTCCTCGCCATCTCGCCCAGCTATCTGAACCAGATGGAGCACGACTCCCGCCCGCTCACCGTCCCCGTGCTGCTCCGGCTGACCGAGACCTTCGGACTCGACCCGAACTTCTTCTCCGAGCGCGACACGACCCGTCTGATGGCCGACCTGCGCGAGGCGCTCACCGGTGAGATCGCCGAATCCCGCGTCTCCCCGTCCGACCTCGCGGAACTCGCCTCCCGGATGCCCGCGGTCGCGCGGGTCCTGCTCGACCTGGGCCGCCGCAACCAGCTCCTGTCCGAGCGGCTCGTGGGAGCGGCCGACGGCCGTGACACCGCCGTCGAGTCACCGCGCTCACCCCACGAGGAGATCCGGGACTTCTTCTACCGCCGCCAGAACTACCTGCACGACACCGACCTCGCGGCCGAACGCCTCGCCGAGGAGATCGGCATCCGGCCCGGCGAGGTCGTCGGAGCCCTCACGGCGAGACTGGCCGGCACCCATGACGTCCGCCCGGCCGCCGGGACCGGCGACCGTCTGCACCACTTCGACGCGGCGACCCGCACCCTCCACCTGTCCACCCGCCTGCGCCCCGGCCAGCGGGCGTTCCGCATGGCCACCCAGCTGGCGCTCCTCGAATACGGCGACGAACTCGACCGCCAGGCCGCCGAGGACTTCCCGCCCGGCTCACCCGCCCACGCCCTGGCCCGCATCGGCATCGCCAACTACTTCGCGGCCGCGCTGATCCTGCCGTACACCGCCTTCCACACGGCGGCCGAGGAGTTCCGCTACGACATCGAGCGCCTCACCGACCGCTACGGCCTCGGCTACGAGACCGTCTGCCACCGCCTGTCCACCCTCCAGCGCCCCCGACTGCGCGGCGTGCCCTTCTCCTTCGTCCGCGTCGACCGCGCCGGGAACATGTCCAAACGCCAGTCGGCCACCGGCTTCCACTTCTCCCGCGCCGGCGGCACCTGCCCCCTGTGGAACGTCTACGAGGCGTTCGCCGCACCCGGTCGCATCCACGTCCAGATCGCCGAAATGCCGGACGGACAGCGCTACTTGTGGACGGCCCGCGCGGTCACCCGGCACCGCGGCGGCTGGGGCGAGCCCGGCAGGACGTACGCCATCGGGCTGGGCTGCGAGATCCGCCATGCCCATCGCCTCGTCTACTCCGACGGCCTCGACCTCACCAAGGCCTCCGCCGCGACCCCGATCGGCATGGGCTGCCGCGTCTGTGAACGCCTCGACTGTCCGCAGCGGGCGGCCCCTCCGCTCGGCCGGGCACTCGCCGTCGACGAGCACAGCAGCACGTTCGTGCCGTATCCGGTCGAGGTCGAGAACGACGGGCGGGCGTGA